One Pseudomonas rhizophila DNA window includes the following coding sequences:
- the minD gene encoding septum site-determining protein MinD yields MAKILVVTSGKGGVGKTTTSAAIGTGLALRGHKTVIVDFDVGLRNLDLIMGCERRVVYDFVNVVNGEANLQQALIKDKRLENLYVLAASQTRDKDALTQEGVEKVLMQLKEDFEFVVCDSPAGIEKGAHLAMYFADEAIVVTNPEVSSVRDSDRMLGLLASKSRRAENGEEPIKEHLLLTRYNPQRVSDGEMLGVEDVKEILAVTLLGVIPESQAVLKASNSGVPVILDDQSDAGQAYSDAVDRLLGKTVEHRFLDVTKKGFFERLFGGR; encoded by the coding sequence TTGGCCAAGATTCTCGTGGTTACATCCGGCAAGGGTGGTGTGGGTAAGACCACCACCAGCGCCGCTATCGGTACCGGCCTCGCTCTGCGCGGCCACAAAACAGTCATCGTCGACTTCGACGTCGGCCTGCGTAACCTGGACCTGATCATGGGTTGCGAGCGTCGCGTGGTCTATGACTTCGTCAACGTGGTCAACGGTGAAGCGAACCTGCAGCAAGCCCTGATCAAGGACAAGCGCCTTGAGAATCTGTACGTGCTGGCCGCCAGCCAGACCCGCGACAAAGACGCGCTGACCCAGGAAGGCGTGGAAAAAGTGCTGATGCAGCTCAAGGAAGACTTTGAGTTCGTGGTGTGCGACTCCCCGGCCGGTATCGAGAAAGGTGCCCACCTGGCGATGTACTTCGCTGACGAAGCGATCGTCGTGACCAACCCGGAAGTCTCGTCGGTACGCGACTCCGATCGCATGCTCGGCCTGCTGGCGAGCAAATCCCGTCGCGCCGAGAACGGCGAAGAGCCGATCAAGGAGCACCTGCTGCTGACCCGCTACAACCCGCAACGGGTCAGCGATGGCGAAATGCTGGGCGTCGAAGACGTCAAGGAAATCCTCGCTGTTACCCTGCTGGGTGTGATTCCTGAATCCCAAGCGGTACTCAAGGCCTCCAACTCGGGTGTGCCGGTGATTCTCGACGATCAGAGCGACGCCGGTCAGGCGTACAGCGATGCGGTCGATCGCCTGCTGGGCAAAACCGTAGAGCATCGATTCCTCGATGTAACGAAGAAAGGTTTCTTCGAGCGCCTGTTTGGAGGTAGGTAA
- a CDS encoding RluA family pseudouridine synthase produces MPLSNIRIIHQDAAVLVVDKPTLLLSVPGRADDNKDCLITRLQENGYPEARIVHRLDWETSGIILLARDPDTHRELSRQFHDRETEKAYTALCWGQPELDSGSIDLPLRYDPPTKPRHVVDHEQGKHALTFWRVLERCGDWCRVELTPITGRSHQLRVHMLSIGHPLLGDGLYAHPQALAAWPRLCLHASMLSFTHPQSGERLRFECPAPF; encoded by the coding sequence ATGCCCCTGTCCAACATCCGCATCATCCATCAGGACGCCGCCGTCCTGGTGGTCGACAAGCCGACCCTGCTGCTGTCCGTGCCCGGCCGGGCCGACGACAACAAAGACTGCCTGATCACCCGCCTGCAGGAAAACGGCTATCCGGAAGCGCGAATCGTGCACCGGCTGGACTGGGAAACCTCTGGCATCATCCTGCTGGCCCGGGATCCGGACACCCATCGCGAACTGTCTCGGCAGTTTCATGACCGGGAAACCGAAAAGGCCTACACAGCATTGTGCTGGGGCCAACCGGAGCTGGACAGCGGCAGCATCGACCTGCCCCTGCGCTACGACCCGCCGACCAAACCGCGCCACGTGGTGGATCATGAGCAGGGCAAGCACGCCCTGACCTTCTGGCGCGTGCTGGAGCGTTGCGGCGACTGGTGCCGGGTCGAACTGACGCCGATTACCGGACGCTCGCACCAGTTGCGCGTGCACATGCTGTCCATTGGTCATCCGCTCCTGGGCGACGGCCTCTACGCCCACCCCCAGGCCCTCGCTGCGTGGCCACGGCTGTGCCTGCACGCCAGCATGCTCAGCTTCACCCACCCGCAAAGCGGCGAACGCCTACGCTTCGAGTGCCCGGCGCCGTTCTGA
- a CDS encoding alkaline phosphatase family protein, with translation MKHNVILVVLDGLNYEVARHAMGHLQAYVGAGRAALYTLECELPALSRPLYECILTGVVPLDSGIVHNNVSRLSNQRSIFHYATAGGLSTAAAAYHWVSELYNASPFVAGRDRHTDNPELPIQYGHFYWNDHYPDSHLFADAEHLRQRYLPNFLLVHPMNIDDAGHKHGLDTPQYRNSARSADINLAVYLQAWLDAGYQVLVTSDHGMNNDRSHNGLLAEEREVPLFVLGNGFSLNPNAAPRQTELCGTICQLLGVAHDKPYCQELLK, from the coding sequence ATGAAGCACAACGTCATCCTGGTGGTGCTCGACGGCCTCAACTACGAGGTCGCCCGGCATGCCATGGGGCATTTGCAGGCCTATGTCGGCGCAGGACGCGCGGCGCTCTACACACTGGAATGTGAACTGCCCGCCCTGTCCCGTCCGCTCTATGAATGCATTCTGACCGGCGTCGTGCCCCTCGACAGCGGGATCGTGCACAACAATGTCTCGCGCCTGTCGAACCAGCGCAGCATCTTCCACTACGCCACCGCAGGCGGCTTGAGTACGGCAGCCGCGGCCTATCACTGGGTCAGCGAGCTGTACAACGCTTCGCCGTTCGTGGCCGGTCGCGATCGTCATACCGACAACCCCGAGCTGCCGATTCAATACGGGCATTTCTACTGGAATGACCACTACCCCGACTCTCATCTGTTTGCCGACGCCGAACACCTGCGTCAGCGCTACCTGCCGAATTTTTTGCTGGTGCACCCCATGAACATCGACGATGCCGGCCACAAGCACGGCCTCGACACCCCGCAATACCGCAACAGCGCCCGCTCGGCCGACATCAACCTGGCGGTTTACCTGCAAGCCTGGCTCGACGCCGGATACCAGGTGCTGGTGACATCCGACCACGGCATGAACAACGACCGCTCCCACAACGGCCTGCTGGCTGAAGAACGGGAAGTGCCACTATTTGTGCTGGGCAACGGCTTCAGCCTCAACCCCAACGCCGCCCCCCGGCAGACTGAACTGTGCGGCACCATTTGCCAGTTGCTCGGCGTTGCCCACGACAAACCCTATTGCCAGGAGTTACTCAAGTGA
- the minE gene encoding cell division topological specificity factor MinE, giving the protein MNLFDFFRANKKPSTASVAKERLQIIVAHERGQRSTPDYLPALQKELVEVIRKYVNIGSDDVHVALESQGSCSILELNITLPDR; this is encoded by the coding sequence ATGAATCTTTTTGACTTCTTTCGTGCCAACAAAAAGCCAAGTACCGCCTCGGTCGCGAAAGAGCGTCTACAGATCATCGTGGCGCACGAGCGCGGCCAGCGCAGTACCCCTGATTATCTGCCAGCCTTGCAGAAAGAACTGGTGGAAGTGATCCGCAAGTACGTCAACATCGGGTCCGATGATGTGCATGTGGCGCTGGAAAGCCAGGGCAGTTGCTCGATTCTGGAACTCAATATCACCCTGCCGGATCGCTGA
- a CDS encoding UTRA domain-containing protein, with the protein MRIETTKAVTTIGQVLQEQLDHGLLPPGSKLPAERKLSELFGTTRITVREALLQLEAQGQIYREERRGWFVSPPRLAYNLMQRSHFHAMVTAQGRVPSTQVISARLQPASAAVCAWLQLPALSSVIQICRVRRIDERLVLYVEHYLNPQYFPDILEFDLNQSITELYARHYDLHYGRVKFEIVPTSLQPEAAAALKVSVGSPGLRIARVNYDQHQRLIDCDLEFWRHDAIHVGVDVPEQPSAA; encoded by the coding sequence ATGCGCATCGAGACAACCAAAGCGGTGACAACCATCGGGCAAGTCCTGCAGGAGCAGCTCGACCATGGCTTGCTGCCGCCCGGTAGCAAGTTGCCGGCCGAGCGCAAGCTCAGTGAATTGTTCGGCACCACACGCATCACCGTGCGCGAAGCGCTGTTGCAGCTCGAAGCCCAGGGGCAGATCTATCGCGAGGAGCGCCGTGGCTGGTTCGTCTCGCCGCCACGCCTGGCCTATAACCTGATGCAGCGCAGCCATTTCCACGCCATGGTGACTGCCCAGGGGCGAGTGCCTTCCACTCAAGTGATCTCGGCCCGTCTGCAGCCGGCTTCGGCAGCAGTGTGTGCCTGGTTGCAATTGCCGGCACTGTCCAGTGTGATCCAGATCTGCCGCGTGCGGCGTATCGATGAGCGGCTGGTGCTGTATGTCGAGCACTACCTGAACCCGCAGTACTTCCCGGACATCCTCGAATTCGACCTCAATCAGTCCATCACCGAGTTGTACGCCCGTCATTACGACTTGCACTACGGCCGGGTGAAGTTCGAGATTGTGCCCACCTCGCTACAGCCTGAAGCGGCGGCGGCGTTGAAAGTCTCGGTTGGCAGCCCTGGCTTGCGGATTGCCCGGGTCAATTATGACCAGCATCAGCGGTTGATCGATTGTGACCTGGAGTTCTGGCGTCACGATGCGATTCACGTGGGGGTGGACGTGCCGGAACAACCGTCGGCTGCCTGA
- a CDS encoding ABC transporter ATP-binding protein, translated as MSYVSVQHLQKSYAGTPVFSDINCEIHKGEFVTLLGPSGCGKSTLLRCIAGLTAVDAGQILLDGQDIVPLSPQKRGIGMVFQSYALFPNMTVEQNVAFGLRMQKVATEDSRQRVLDILRLVELHDFAARYPHQLSGGQCQRVALARSLVTRPRLLLLDEPLSALDARIRKHLREQIRQIQRELGLTTIFVTHDQEEALTMSDRIFLMNQGKIVQSGDAETLYTAPVDVFAAGFIGNYNLLDADSASKLLQRPVIGRIAIRPEAIELSRSGEPDALIRSHSLLGNVIRYRVEARGVELVVDVLNRSAADLHPDGTRLSLSIDSTALCEVA; from the coding sequence ATGAGCTACGTCAGCGTCCAACACCTGCAAAAAAGCTATGCCGGCACACCGGTGTTCAGCGACATAAATTGCGAAATCCACAAGGGCGAGTTCGTCACCCTCCTCGGCCCTTCCGGCTGCGGCAAGTCCACACTGCTGCGCTGCATTGCCGGCCTGACCGCGGTGGATGCCGGACAGATCCTTTTGGACGGACAGGACATCGTCCCGCTGAGCCCGCAGAAGCGCGGGATCGGCATGGTGTTCCAGAGCTACGCCTTGTTTCCCAACATGACCGTGGAACAGAACGTCGCCTTCGGCCTGCGCATGCAAAAGGTTGCGACCGAGGACAGCCGCCAACGGGTACTGGATATTTTGCGGCTGGTGGAGCTGCACGACTTCGCCGCTCGCTACCCCCATCAACTTTCCGGCGGCCAATGCCAGCGCGTGGCCCTGGCCCGCTCCCTGGTGACCCGCCCGCGCCTGTTGCTGCTGGACGAGCCGCTGTCGGCCCTGGATGCGCGGATTCGCAAACATTTGCGCGAGCAGATCCGACAGATACAACGCGAACTGGGCCTGACCACGATCTTCGTCACACACGATCAGGAAGAAGCGCTGACCATGTCCGACCGGATTTTCCTGATGAACCAGGGAAAGATCGTACAAAGCGGCGATGCCGAAACCCTTTACACTGCGCCGGTCGATGTCTTTGCCGCCGGCTTCATCGGCAACTACAACCTGCTGGACGCCGACAGCGCCAGCAAACTGCTGCAACGGCCAGTGATCGGTCGCATCGCCATTCGCCCGGAGGCCATTGAACTGAGCCGCAGCGGCGAGCCCGATGCCCTGATCCGCAGCCACAGCCTGCTGGGCAACGTGATCCGCTACCGGGTCGAGGCTCGCGGCGTAGAGCTGGTGGTCGACGTGCTCAATCGTTCCGCCGCCGATTTGCACCCCGATGGCACACGACTGTCACTTTCCATCGATTCGACGGCGCTGTGTGAGGTAGCCTGA
- a CDS encoding M18 family aminopeptidase, whose amino-acid sequence MREELNQGLIDFLKASPTPFHATASLAQRLEAEGYQRLDERETWATEANGRYYVTRNDSSIIAFKLGRTSPLHDGIRLVGAHTDSPCLRVKPQPELQRHGFWQLGVEVYGGALLAPWFDRDLSLAGRVTFRRDGKVESQLIDFKAPIATIPNLAIHLNREANQGWAINPQNELPPILAQFAGDERVDFRAVLTDQLAREHGLNADVVLDYELSFYDTQSAALIGLHGDFIAGARLDNLLSCYAGLQALLNADTEETCVLVCNDHEEVGSCSACGADGPMLEQTLRRLLPEGEEFVRTIQKSLLVSADNAHGVHPNYADKHDANHGPKLNAGPVIKVNTNQRYATNSETAGFFRHLCMAEEVPVQSFVVRSDMGCGSTIGPITASQLGVRTVDIGLPTFAMHSIRELCGSHDLAHLVKVLSAFYACRELP is encoded by the coding sequence ATGCGCGAAGAGTTGAACCAAGGCCTGATCGACTTTCTCAAGGCCTCCCCCACCCCGTTCCACGCCACCGCCAGCCTTGCCCAACGTCTGGAGGCAGAGGGTTATCAGCGTCTTGACGAACGCGAGACCTGGGCCACCGAGGCCAACGGTCGTTACTACGTCACGCGCAACGACTCTTCAATCATCGCTTTCAAGCTGGGCCGCACCTCACCGCTGCACGACGGCATCCGCCTGGTTGGCGCCCACACCGACAGCCCCTGCCTGCGGGTCAAGCCCCAGCCGGAACTGCAACGCCACGGGTTCTGGCAACTGGGCGTGGAAGTTTATGGCGGCGCCCTGCTGGCGCCGTGGTTCGACCGCGATTTGTCCCTGGCCGGGCGCGTGACCTTCCGCCGCGATGGCAAGGTCGAAAGCCAGCTGATCGATTTCAAGGCGCCGATCGCCACGATTCCGAACCTGGCCATCCACCTCAATCGCGAAGCCAACCAGGGCTGGGCGATCAACCCACAGAATGAGCTGCCACCGATTCTCGCCCAGTTCGCCGGTGACGAGCGCGTCGACTTCCGCGCCGTGCTCACCGATCAACTGGCCCGCGAACACGGCCTGAATGCGGACGTGGTGCTCGATTACGAGCTGAGTTTCTACGACACCCAAAGCGCCGCGCTCATCGGCCTGCATGGTGATTTCATTGCCGGCGCGCGCCTGGACAATCTGCTGTCGTGCTACGCCGGCCTGCAAGCCTTGTTGAACGCCGACACCGAAGAGACCTGCGTGCTGGTGTGCAACGACCACGAGGAAGTCGGCTCTTGCTCGGCCTGTGGCGCCGATGGTCCGATGCTGGAACAAACCCTGCGTCGTTTGCTGCCTGAAGGTGAAGAGTTCGTACGGACCATCCAGAAATCCCTGCTGGTTTCCGCGGACAACGCCCACGGCGTGCACCCCAACTACGCCGACAAACACGACGCCAACCACGGCCCGAAACTCAATGCCGGGCCCGTGATCAAGGTCAACACCAACCAGCGCTACGCCACCAACAGCGAAACCGCCGGGTTCTTCCGTCACCTATGCATGGCCGAGGAAGTACCGGTGCAGAGCTTCGTGGTGCGCAGCGACATGGGCTGCGGCTCGACCATCGGCCCGATCACCGCCAGTCAGTTGGGTGTACGCACGGTGGACATCGGTTTGCCGACCTTCGCCATGCACTCGATCCGCGAGCTGTGCGGCAGTCATGACCTGGCGCACCTGGTGAAGGTGTTGAGCGCGTTTTATGCCTGTCGTGAGTTGCCGTAA
- a CDS encoding ABC transporter permease, translated as MSRAESSSAGLYHRLVVYLLFAILLLPLAGTLIYSIASSWSATVLPSGFTFKWYVQLWSDPRFLNAFGQSLIVCVGALVLSVVLILPLLFVVHYHFPKLDALMNILILLPFAVPPVVSSVGLLQLYGSGPLAMVGTPWILIGCYFTVALPFMYRAITNNLQAINLRDLMDAAQLLGASTFQAALLVVLPNLRKGLMVALLLSFSFLFGEFVFANILVGTRYETLQVYLNNMRNSSGHFTSALVISYFFFVLVLTWAANILNKDKSQ; from the coding sequence ATGTCTCGCGCTGAATCGAGCTCTGCCGGGCTCTATCATCGGCTGGTGGTGTATTTGCTGTTCGCCATCCTGCTGTTGCCCCTGGCCGGCACGCTGATCTACTCCATCGCCAGCAGTTGGTCGGCCACCGTGCTGCCCAGCGGTTTCACCTTCAAGTGGTACGTGCAGCTGTGGAGCGATCCGCGTTTTCTCAACGCCTTCGGTCAATCGCTGATCGTCTGCGTCGGGGCGCTGGTGCTGTCCGTGGTGCTGATCCTGCCCCTGCTGTTTGTGGTGCATTACCACTTTCCAAAGCTCGACGCACTGATGAACATCCTCATCCTGCTGCCCTTCGCGGTGCCGCCGGTAGTGTCTTCAGTGGGGCTGTTGCAACTCTACGGTTCCGGGCCGCTGGCGATGGTGGGCACGCCGTGGATCCTGATCGGTTGCTACTTCACCGTTGCCCTGCCATTCATGTATCGGGCGATCACCAACAACCTGCAAGCCATCAACCTGCGCGACCTCATGGACGCCGCCCAACTGCTCGGCGCCAGCACGTTCCAGGCGGCTTTGCTGGTGGTACTGCCGAACTTGCGCAAGGGCTTGATGGTGGCGTTGCTGCTGTCTTTCTCGTTTCTGTTCGGTGAGTTCGTGTTTGCCAACATTCTCGTCGGCACTCGCTATGAAACCCTGCAGGTGTACCTGAACAACATGCGCAACAGCAGCGGTCACTTCACCAGTGCGCTGGTGATTTCCTACTTCTTCTTCGTACTGGTCCTGACCTGGGCGGCCAACATCTTGAACAAGGACAAAAGCCAATGA
- the minC gene encoding septum site-determining protein MinC — protein MSQTESLDQDPVFQLKGSMLAITVLELARNDLESLDRQLAAKVAQAPNFFSNAPLVLALDKLPAGEGAVDLPGLMRVCRQHGLRTLAIRASRIEDIAAAIAVDIPVLPPSGARERVLELSPVETRKKPEKPPEPTIKPTRVITSPVRGGQQIYAQGGDLVVVSSVSPGAELLADGNIHVYGPMRGRALAGVKGDTKARIFCQQLSAELVSIAGQYKVSEDLRRDPLWGAGVQVSLSGDVLNIIRL, from the coding sequence ATGAGCCAAACCGAATCGCTAGACCAAGATCCCGTGTTCCAGCTGAAGGGCAGCATGCTCGCCATTACGGTGCTGGAGCTGGCCCGCAACGACCTGGAGAGCCTTGACCGGCAGTTGGCGGCAAAAGTCGCCCAGGCCCCGAATTTCTTCAGCAATGCCCCGTTGGTGCTGGCGCTGGACAAACTGCCGGCCGGCGAAGGTGCCGTGGATCTGCCGGGCCTGATGCGGGTTTGTCGCCAGCACGGCCTGCGCACCCTGGCGATCCGGGCCAGCCGTATCGAAGACATCGCCGCCGCCATCGCCGTGGACATTCCGGTGCTGCCGCCCTCCGGCGCCCGGGAACGGGTGCTGGAACTGAGCCCGGTCGAGACCAGGAAAAAGCCGGAAAAGCCACCAGAACCGACCATCAAGCCGACCCGAGTCATCACCTCTCCGGTACGTGGCGGGCAGCAGATCTATGCCCAGGGTGGCGATCTGGTCGTGGTGTCCTCGGTCAGCCCGGGCGCGGAACTTCTGGCCGATGGCAACATCCATGTATACGGCCCGATGCGTGGCCGTGCCCTGGCCGGTGTCAAGGGCGATACGAAAGCCAGGATTTTCTGTCAGCAGTTGAGCGCTGAACTGGTCTCTATCGCCGGGCAGTACAAGGTTTCCGAGGATCTGCGTCGCGACCCGCTGTGGGGGGCCGGTGTCCAGGTCAGCCTGTCGGGCGACGTGTTGAACATCATTCGGCTTTAA
- a CDS encoding ABC transporter substrate-binding protein — protein MKQFFLASLLGSTIAMCTVAMAADTDLKTLEAAAKAEGTVNSVGMPDDWANWKATWDDLAKIYGLKHIDTDMSSAQEIAKFAAEKDNASADIGDVGAAFGPIAVKQGVVQPYKPSTWEQVPDWAKDKDGNWALAYTGTIAFIVNKKLLHGSEVPTKWADLKTGKYKVSIGDVSTAAQAANGVLAAALANGGNEKNVQPALLMFAEIAKQGRLSMANPTIATMEKGEVEVGVVWDFNGLSYKAKMANPDDYVVLIPSDGSVISGYTTIINKYAKHPNAAKLAREYIFSDAGQINLAKGNARPIRAEHLTLPEEVKAKLLPNEQYKGVTPIKDADAWEKTSKTLPQKWQEEVIINME, from the coding sequence ATGAAACAGTTTTTCCTGGCATCACTGTTAGGCTCGACCATTGCCATGTGCACTGTTGCCATGGCCGCTGACACCGATTTGAAAACACTGGAAGCCGCTGCGAAAGCGGAAGGCACCGTGAACAGCGTCGGCATGCCCGATGACTGGGCGAACTGGAAAGCCACCTGGGATGACCTGGCCAAAATCTATGGCTTGAAACACATCGACACCGACATGAGCTCGGCCCAGGAAATCGCCAAGTTCGCCGCCGAGAAAGACAACGCCAGCGCCGATATCGGTGACGTCGGCGCAGCTTTCGGCCCGATCGCGGTCAAGCAAGGCGTGGTTCAACCCTACAAGCCGAGCACCTGGGAACAGGTTCCAGACTGGGCCAAGGACAAGGACGGCAACTGGGCCCTGGCCTACACCGGCACCATTGCGTTCATCGTCAACAAGAAGCTGTTGCACGGCTCCGAAGTGCCAACCAAATGGGCTGACCTGAAAACCGGCAAATACAAGGTTTCCATTGGTGACGTGAGCACCGCCGCCCAAGCCGCCAACGGCGTGCTAGCAGCGGCCCTGGCCAATGGCGGCAACGAGAAAAACGTTCAACCGGCCTTGTTGATGTTCGCCGAGATCGCCAAGCAAGGGCGTCTGTCCATGGCCAACCCGACCATCGCCACCATGGAGAAAGGTGAAGTCGAGGTCGGCGTGGTCTGGGACTTCAACGGCCTGAGCTACAAGGCCAAGATGGCCAACCCGGATGATTACGTCGTACTGATTCCATCCGACGGCTCGGTCATCTCCGGCTACACCACCATCATCAACAAATACGCCAAGCACCCGAACGCCGCCAAACTGGCTCGCGAATACATCTTCAGCGACGCCGGTCAGATCAACCTGGCCAAGGGCAACGCCCGTCCGATCCGCGCCGAGCACCTGACCTTGCCTGAAGAGGTCAAGGCCAAGTTGCTGCCCAACGAACAGTACAAAGGCGTGACCCCGATCAAGGATGCGGATGCGTGGGAAAAGACCTCCAAGACACTGCCGCAGAAGTGGCAGGAAGAAGTGATCATCAATATGGAGTGA
- a CDS encoding ABC transporter permease, translating to MTRGKWLAALCLVPFAIFFIVFQIAPLLWVLVNSLESEEFGWGLANFSKIFSSKFYRQAIQHSLEISFWSSVFGIIIAVLGSYSLRRVDSRLRNFVNAFANMTSNFAGVPLAFAFIILLGFNGSITIMLKQAGIIEDFNLYSKTGLIILYTYFQIPLGVLLLYPAFDALREDWRESAALLGANGWQFWRHIGLPVLTPALLGTFVILLANALGAYATVYALTTGNFNVLPIRIAAMVSGDISLDPNMASALAVVLVALMTLVTVVHQLLLKRSYHVSR from the coding sequence ATGACGCGCGGCAAATGGCTGGCAGCGTTGTGCCTGGTGCCCTTCGCGATTTTCTTCATCGTGTTCCAGATCGCGCCGCTGCTTTGGGTGCTGGTCAACAGCCTGGAATCGGAAGAGTTCGGCTGGGGCCTGGCCAATTTCAGCAAGATTTTCAGTTCGAAGTTCTACCGCCAGGCGATCCAGCACAGCCTGGAAATCAGTTTCTGGTCCAGCGTGTTCGGCATCATCATCGCCGTGCTCGGCAGCTATTCCCTGCGTCGGGTCGATTCGCGCCTGCGCAACTTCGTCAACGCCTTCGCCAACATGACCAGCAACTTCGCCGGCGTGCCCCTGGCCTTCGCCTTCATCATTTTGCTGGGGTTCAACGGCAGCATCACGATCATGCTCAAACAGGCGGGGATCATTGAAGATTTCAACCTGTACTCGAAAACCGGGCTGATCATCCTCTACACCTACTTCCAGATTCCCCTGGGCGTACTGCTGCTCTACCCGGCCTTCGACGCGCTGCGCGAGGACTGGCGCGAATCCGCTGCGCTGTTGGGCGCCAACGGCTGGCAATTCTGGCGGCACATCGGCTTGCCGGTGCTGACCCCGGCGCTGCTGGGCACGTTCGTGATCCTGCTGGCCAATGCGCTCGGTGCCTACGCCACGGTGTATGCGCTAACCACCGGTAACTTCAACGTCCTGCCGATTCGCATCGCCGCCATGGTCTCCGGGGACATCTCCCTTGACCCGAACATGGCCAGCGCCCTGGCCGTGGTGCTGGTGGCGCTGATGACCCTGGTGACCGTCGTCCATCAGTTGCTGCTCAAGAGGAGCTACCATGTCTCGCGCTGA
- a CDS encoding lipid A biosynthesis lauroyl acyltransferase, which translates to MDRPRFRAAFFHPRFWLLWCGLGLLWLIVQLPYPLLLRAGRVLGALMYRVAGDRRRIAQRNLELCFPEKSAAERKRLLKENFASTGIAFFEMAMSWWWSRSRLAKLAHVEGLEHLKQAQREGKGVILMALHFTTLEIGAALLGQQHTIDGMYREHKNPLFDYIQRRGRERHNLDSLAVERDDVRGMLKLLRAGRAIWYAPDQDYGAKQSVFVPLFGIQAATVTATSKFARLGKARVVPFIQERLADGSGYRLVIQAPLEDFPGETEEADCIRINRWVEESVSRCPEQYLWAHRRFKSRPPGEPKLYDKRG; encoded by the coding sequence ATGGATCGCCCGCGTTTTCGAGCTGCATTTTTTCATCCGCGTTTCTGGCTGCTGTGGTGCGGTCTGGGGCTGTTGTGGCTGATCGTTCAGCTGCCCTATCCGCTGCTGCTGCGCGCCGGTCGTGTATTGGGTGCGCTGATGTATCGTGTGGCCGGCGACAGACGGCGCATCGCCCAGCGCAATCTGGAACTGTGTTTTCCTGAAAAGTCCGCTGCCGAGCGCAAGCGCCTGCTCAAGGAAAATTTTGCCTCCACCGGTATCGCCTTCTTCGAAATGGCCATGAGTTGGTGGTGGTCGCGCTCGCGCTTGGCGAAGCTGGCCCATGTCGAAGGGCTGGAGCATCTCAAGCAGGCCCAGCGCGAGGGCAAAGGGGTGATCCTGATGGCGCTGCACTTCACCACGCTGGAAATCGGCGCGGCATTGCTCGGCCAGCAGCACACCATCGACGGCATGTACCGCGAGCACAAGAACCCGCTGTTTGACTACATCCAGCGTCGCGGGCGCGAGCGGCACAATCTTGATTCCCTGGCGGTGGAACGCGACGACGTGCGTGGCATGCTCAAGCTGCTACGGGCGGGGCGGGCGATCTGGTATGCGCCGGACCAGGACTACGGCGCCAAGCAAAGCGTCTTCGTGCCACTGTTCGGCATCCAGGCCGCGACGGTCACGGCCACCAGCAAGTTCGCTCGCCTGGGCAAGGCACGGGTGGTGCCATTCATCCAGGAACGCCTGGCTGATGGCAGTGGTTACCGTTTGGTGATCCAGGCGCCGCTGGAAGATTTTCCAGGGGAGACCGAAGAGGCCGATTGCATCCGTATCAATCGATGGGTGGAGGAGTCGGTCAGCAGATGCCCCGAGCAATACCTCTGGGCTCACCGGCGCTTCAAGAGTCGTCCGCCGGGCGAGCCGAAGCTGTATGACAAACGCGGTTAA